The following coding sequences are from one Sciurus carolinensis chromosome 11, mSciCar1.2, whole genome shotgun sequence window:
- the Apoa1 gene encoding apolipoprotein A-I, which produces MKAVVLTVAVLFLTGSQARHFWQHDDPQSPWDRMKDFATVYLDAVKDSGRDYVTQFETSALGKQLNLKLLDNWDTLSTTVSKVREQIGPVTQEFWDKLEKDTVALREEMNKDLEEVKRKVQPYLDDFQKRWQEDVERYRQKVEPLSTELREGARQKLQELQDKLSPLGEELRDRARTHVDALRTHLAPYSDELRQRLAARLEALKEGSSLAEYQAKATEHLSALSEKAKPALEDLRQGLLPVLENIKMSLFSAIDEASKKLNTPQ; this is translated from the exons ATGAAAGCAGTGGTGCTGACTGTGGCTGTGCTCTTCCTGACGG ggagccaggctcGGCATTTCTGGCAGCACGATGATCCCCAGTCCCCATGGGATCGAATGAAGGATTTCGCCACTGTATACTTGGATGCAGTCAAAGACAGCGGCAGAGACTATGTGACCCAATTTGAAACCTCTGCTTTGGGAAAACAGCTAAA CCTGAAGCTCCTGGACAACTGGGACACCTTGAGCACCACTGTCAGTAAGGTGCGCGAACAAATTGGGCCGGTAACCCAGGAATTCTGGGATAAACTAGAAAAGGACACCGTGGCGCTGAGGGAGGAGATGAACAAGGATCTGGAGGAGGTGAAGCGGAAGGTGCAGCCCTATCTGGACGACTTCCAGAAGAGGTGGCAAGAAGACGTGGAGCGCTACCGCCAGAAGGTGGAGCCGCTGAGCACGGAGCTGCGCGAGGGTGCGCGCCAGAAGCTGCAGGAGCTGCAAGACAAGCTGAGCCCACTGGGCGAGGAGCTGCGTGACCGCGCCCGCACCCACGTGGACGCGCTGCGCACGCATCTGGCGCCCTACAGCGACGAGCTGCGCCAGCGGCTGGCCGCGCGCCTCGAGGCGCTCAAGGAGGGCTCCAGCCTCGCCGAGTACCAGGCCAAGGCCACCGAGCACCTGAGCGCGCTCAGCGAGAAGGCCAAGCCCGCCCTGGAGGACCTCCGCCAGGGCTTGTTGCCGGTGCTGGAAAACATCAAGATGAGCCTCTTTAGCGCCATCGACGAGGCCTCCAAGAAGCTGAACACCCCCCAGTGA